A window of Deltaproteobacteria bacterium contains these coding sequences:
- a CDS encoding ATP-binding cassette domain-containing protein gives MLTVTNLSKTYGRQPLFEGASFQVGPGERVGVVGRNGSGKTTLFRILLGEEAADTGAVTVPAGYRIGYLAQHLRFDHPTVLAEAASALPPREDGTDETYRAKAVLAGLGFSEDDFPVDPAALSGGYQVRLNLARTLLSGPDLLLLDEPTNYLDVVSIRWLRRFLCGWRGALLMITHDRDFMDGVTTHTMAIHRSRVRKMSGGTEKL, from the coding sequence ATGCTGACCGTCACCAACCTCTCCAAAACCTATGGGAGGCAGCCCCTGTTCGAGGGGGCCTCGTTCCAGGTGGGCCCCGGCGAGCGGGTGGGGGTGGTGGGACGCAACGGGTCGGGGAAGACCACCCTCTTCCGGATCCTCCTCGGGGAGGAGGCCGCCGACACCGGCGCGGTGACCGTTCCCGCCGGGTACCGGATCGGGTACCTCGCGCAGCATCTCCGGTTCGACCACCCGACGGTGCTCGCGGAAGCGGCCTCGGCGCTGCCTCCGCGGGAGGACGGCACGGACGAGACGTATCGTGCCAAGGCGGTCCTCGCCGGACTCGGATTTTCCGAGGACGACTTTCCCGTGGATCCGGCCGCCCTGTCCGGCGGCTACCAGGTTCGCCTCAACCTCGCCCGTACCCTCCTTTCCGGGCCCGATCTCCTCCTGCTCGACGAGCCGACCAACTACCTGGACGTCGTCTCCATCCGGTGGCTGCGCCGCTTCCTGTGCGGCTGGAGGGGAGCGCTCCTGATGATCACCCACGACCGGGATTTCATGGACGGGGTCACGACCCACACGATGGCGATCCACCGCTCCCGGGTGCGGAAGATGTCCGGCGGGACGGAGAAGCTCTA